Proteins from one Thalassophryne amazonica chromosome 20, fThaAma1.1, whole genome shotgun sequence genomic window:
- the si:ch73-345f18.3 gene encoding uncharacterized protein si:ch73-345f18.3, translated as MSSLCCCCFSSENSGEVQPLLQPKPSELSVGESARQTRPARSDAPTVTRRGRLAMRRVGVSGLDQRFSDVAEVFNRQQEHYEAMLQHIAKLVQSYACTCDDTLTVAEVLGKIKEEHGAEYRISLQRKGCGFYLCAVPLRAELEIQEKQLPPRLLLAQEELKGAYENAKATMSEGTKINLLTGWLLSGDELMAEQVKGGAGSYQEQQRLDDNLKDNMKETRRAKEMSVLYKKRAGDVLSEAEQIAGTNL; from the exons ATGTCCAGCTTGTGTTGTTGCTGCTTTTCCAGTGAAAACTCCGGCgag GTGCAGCCTCTCCTGCAGCCCAAACCATCTGAATTGAGTGTAGGTGAATCAGCCAGACAGACCCGGCCAGCACGCAGTG ATGCACCGACTGTGACACGGAGAGGAAGGCTGGCGATGAGGCGAGTTGGCGTGTCTGGGTTGGACCAGAGGTTTTCTGATGTGGCGGAGGTTTTTAACAGGCAACAGGAACACTATGAGGCCATGCTTCAGCACATCGCTAAACTGGTACAGAGCTACGCCTGTACCTGTGATGACACACTGACTGTGGCTGAGGTCCTTGGTAAGATCAAAGAGGAGCACG GAGCCGAGTACAGGATCTCCCTCCAGAGGAAGGGTTGCGGCTTTTACCTCTGTGCGGTTCCTCTGCGGGCAGAGCTTGAAATTCAGGAGAAGCAGCTGCCTCCACGCCTGCTGCTGGCTCAGGAGGAACTGAAGGGAGCCTACGAGAATGCAAAGGCCACTATGTCAGAGGGCACCAAAATTAACCTCTTAACGGGCTGGCTGCTCAGCGGCGATGAATTAATGGCTGAGCAAGTAAAAGGTGGAGCTGGGTCATACCAGGAGCAGCAAAGACTGGATGATAACCTGAAGGATAACATGAAAGAAACAAGACGAGCAAAGGAGATGTCAGTGCTCTACAAAAAACGGGCCGGGGACGTCCTCAGTGAGGCTGAGCAGATAGCAGGAACCAATCTGTAG